From Synechococcus sp. A10-1-5-1, a single genomic window includes:
- a CDS encoding iron uptake porin, whose protein sequence is MKLFQKLLLAPAALGLLAPVAANAADVNIAGLSQYGTEEQVTSITQFSDVQPTDWAYQALSNLIERYGCVAGYPNGTYRGNRAMTRYEAAALLNACLDRITEVTDELKRLMKEFERELAVLRGRVDGLEARVGELEATQFSTTTKLRGQATFVVGGNSFSGTNYATPTTLVAPALGNTGVAVNPANVPFNNKYNKRNFGATVFNYDVRLNFDTSFTGKDLLRTTLRADNFFDGDSAWGNASPYGYGLTFLEVATNAPTQDNVVEVNRLFYNFPLGKSFSVNVGARVRMDDAGMLGMWPSVYPADSVLDVFTYAGAPGAYNTTNGLGAGAGIVYNDVLGADGWTLSTNYVSASANNGDPVFGGVATDGSSSTSVTQLGYVGGKFPVVGGSAWGIAAAYAYSQNMGLASGTPLALAVSNGISRHEGSGYGLNTSSNNFGLSGYWVPEKTGWIPSVSTGWGISSFTTSYYRTDTNPQANSWYVGLQWPDTFVKGNDLGMAVGQAPFLTKTGGGAVADTLGVSKPMDSNYAWEWWYKFQVTDNITVTPALYYIQNYDGMLGKANLSTGAFNATDNVFGGLLKTTFKF, encoded by the coding sequence ATGAAACTGTTCCAGAAGCTTCTTCTGGCGCCTGCAGCTCTGGGCCTTCTGGCTCCTGTCGCTGCAAACGCCGCTGACGTCAACATCGCTGGCCTGAGCCAGTACGGCACCGAAGAGCAGGTGACTTCGATCACCCAGTTCTCTGACGTGCAGCCCACCGACTGGGCTTATCAGGCACTGAGCAACCTGATCGAGCGCTACGGCTGCGTCGCTGGCTACCCCAACGGCACCTACCGCGGCAACCGTGCGATGACCCGCTATGAAGCGGCCGCACTGCTGAACGCTTGCCTCGACCGGATCACTGAAGTGACCGACGAGCTCAAGCGCCTGATGAAGGAATTTGAGCGTGAGCTGGCTGTGCTCCGCGGCCGCGTGGACGGCCTCGAGGCCCGCGTGGGCGAGCTGGAAGCCACCCAGTTCTCCACCACCACCAAGCTGCGTGGTCAGGCCACCTTCGTTGTGGGCGGTAACAGCTTCTCCGGCACCAACTACGCCACCCCGACGACCCTGGTCGCTCCCGCTCTTGGCAACACCGGCGTTGCGGTGAACCCCGCGAACGTTCCGTTCAACAACAAATACAACAAGCGCAACTTCGGCGCGACCGTCTTCAACTACGACGTTCGCCTGAACTTCGACACCAGCTTCACCGGTAAGGATCTGCTGCGCACCACCCTGCGTGCTGACAACTTCTTTGACGGTGACAGCGCCTGGGGAAATGCCAGCCCTTACGGCTACGGCTTGACTTTCCTGGAAGTGGCCACCAACGCTCCCACCCAGGACAACGTTGTTGAGGTCAACCGCCTCTTCTACAACTTCCCCCTCGGCAAGAGCTTCAGCGTCAACGTTGGTGCCCGCGTCCGTATGGACGACGCCGGCATGCTCGGCATGTGGCCCAGCGTCTACCCCGCTGACAGCGTCCTCGACGTCTTCACCTACGCCGGTGCACCTGGCGCTTACAACACCACCAACGGCCTGGGCGCTGGTGCCGGCATCGTCTACAACGACGTGCTTGGCGCTGACGGTTGGACCTTGTCGACCAACTACGTCTCGGCTAGCGCCAACAACGGTGATCCCGTCTTTGGTGGTGTTGCAACCGATGGTTCCAGCAGCACTTCTGTGACCCAGCTGGGTTACGTCGGCGGCAAGTTCCCCGTTGTGGGCGGCAGCGCCTGGGGTATTGCAGCGGCTTACGCCTACAGCCAGAACATGGGGCTTGCGAGCGGCACTCCTCTTGCTCTCGCCGTCTCCAATGGCATCTCTCGGCATGAAGGGTCTGGTTACGGTCTCAACACCAGCTCCAACAACTTTGGTCTGAGCGGCTACTGGGTTCCCGAGAAAACCGGCTGGATTCCTTCCGTCAGCACCGGTTGGGGCATCAGCAGCTTCACAACCAGCTACTACCGCACCGACACCAACCCCCAGGCCAACTCCTGGTACGTCGGTCTGCAGTGGCCTGACACCTTCGTGAAGGGCAACGATCTGGGCATGGCCGTTGGCCAGGCTCCCTTCCTCACCAAGACTGGTGGTGGTGCCGTTGCCGACACCCTGGGTGTCAGCAAGCCTATGGATTCCAACTACGCCTGGGAGTGGTGGTACAAGTTCCAGGTGACCGACAACATCACCGTCACCCCGGCCCTGTACTACATCCAGAACTACGACGGCATGCTGGGTAAGGCCAATCTGAGCACCGGTGCGTTCAACGCCACCGACAACGTGTTCGGCGGCCTGCTGAAGACCACCTTCAAGTTCTGA
- a CDS encoding iron uptake porin: protein MKLFQKLLLAPAALGLLAPVAANAADVNIAGLSQYGTEEQVTSITQFSDVQPTDWAYQALSNLIERYGCVAGYPNGTYRGNRAMTRYEAAALLNACLDRITEVTDELKRLMKEFERELAITRGRVDGLEAKVGELQATQFSTTTKLRGFTRFVVGANSFTGTNTADTDQSVPYTTAFKKANRAATTFNYDQRLYLDTSFTGKDLLRTLLRAGNFQESAYNYGLLKLDPAFQEPAGANVVGVNRLFYAFPAGEKLKFNVGARVRIDDPGMLAIGVPSVYKPGLLDFFSRAGSPGVYNKSGFGAGFGGTYKQLLGIKGLAISSNYVSADGSDGNPSTGGIMTGGSNSVSVTQLGYTGQNTPLIGGNYAIAAAYTYAQNSKLHRATPYGFDVGRTGSNNSYGVSGYWIPENSGWIPTVSLGWGSTKSENAAFRGIPYRTDNWAKTQSWMVGLQWNDALRNGNKAGMAVGQAPYVSTNGGGSVGTVAGASSPMDSNTMWEWWYEYQISDNISVKPALYYINNLDGQYGKYNTSTGAYNAKDNVFGGLVMTTFRF, encoded by the coding sequence ATGAAACTGTTCCAGAAGCTTCTTCTGGCGCCTGCAGCTCTGGGCCTTCTGGCTCCTGTCGCTGCAAACGCCGCTGATGTCAACATCGCTGGCCTGAGCCAGTACGGCACCGAAGAGCAGGTGACTTCGATCACCCAGTTCTCTGACGTGCAGCCCACCGACTGGGCTTATCAGGCACTGAGCAACCTGATCGAGCGCTACGGCTGCGTCGCTGGCTACCCCAACGGCACCTACCGCGGCAACCGTGCGATGACCCGCTATGAAGCGGCCGCACTGCTGAACGCTTGCCTCGACCGGATCACTGAGGTGACCGACGAGCTGAAGCGCCTGATGAAGGAGTTCGAGCGTGAGCTGGCCATCACCCGCGGCCGCGTGGACGGCCTTGAGGCCAAGGTTGGTGAACTGCAAGCGACCCAGTTCTCCACCACCACCAAGCTGCGCGGGTTTACCCGTTTTGTGGTCGGTGCGAATAGCTTTACCGGCACAAATACGGCCGATACTGATCAGTCTGTTCCATACACAACGGCTTTCAAAAAAGCGAATCGTGCCGCGACCACGTTTAACTACGACCAACGCCTTTATCTTGACACCAGCTTCACCGGCAAAGACCTGCTTCGCACCCTGCTGCGTGCCGGCAACTTTCAAGAGAGTGCCTACAACTACGGCCTGCTGAAGCTTGATCCTGCTTTCCAGGAGCCGGCTGGTGCCAACGTCGTTGGTGTGAACCGCCTCTTCTATGCCTTCCCTGCGGGCGAGAAGCTCAAGTTCAACGTTGGCGCTCGGGTGCGTATCGACGACCCCGGCATGCTCGCCATCGGTGTGCCCTCGGTTTACAAGCCGGGTCTGCTTGATTTCTTCTCCCGTGCTGGTTCCCCTGGCGTCTACAACAAGAGCGGTTTCGGTGCCGGTTTTGGTGGCACTTACAAGCAACTGCTTGGCATCAAAGGACTGGCCATCAGCAGCAACTACGTCTCCGCTGATGGTTCCGACGGCAACCCCAGCACCGGCGGAATCATGACCGGCGGCTCTAACAGCGTCTCGGTCACGCAGTTGGGCTACACCGGTCAGAACACCCCGCTGATTGGTGGCAACTACGCCATCGCGGCGGCCTACACCTACGCGCAAAACTCCAAGCTGCACCGCGCTACGCCCTATGGCTTTGACGTGGGCCGCACCGGCAGCAACAACAGCTACGGCGTCAGTGGCTACTGGATCCCAGAGAACAGCGGTTGGATTCCGACCGTGAGCCTTGGCTGGGGTTCCACCAAGTCCGAGAACGCCGCCTTCCGCGGCATTCCCTATCGCACGGATAACTGGGCCAAGACCCAGTCCTGGATGGTGGGTCTGCAGTGGAACGATGCCCTGCGTAATGGCAACAAGGCCGGCATGGCCGTTGGTCAGGCTCCCTACGTGAGTACCAACGGTGGCGGTTCGGTCGGCACTGTCGCTGGCGCGAGCTCCCCGATGGACTCCAACACCATGTGGGAGTGGTGGTACGAGTACCAGATCTCCGACAACATCTCGGTGAAGCCTGCCCTCTACTACATCAACAACCTCGATGGTCAGTACGGCAAATACAACACCAGCACCGGTGCTTACAACGCCAAGGACAACGTCTTTGGCGGCCTGGTGATGACCACCTTCCGCTTCTGA
- a CDS encoding J domain-containing protein — protein sequence MPQSARDPYVVLGVVASASGAEIKAAYRALVKQHHPDAGGDEEAILAINAAWEVLRDRERRAEHDRHRAVSSHQSTVRSAAAGRAARKATAESARGDEALLIWLQTVYAPIDRLLGQVINPFPAEFKALSADPYDDQLMEAFCSYLEQSQAKLEKVETLYRSMAAPASAKGFSLSVYHCLSQVKDAVVELERYTMGYVDNYLHDGREMLREAKQRRTRLQAERRRLDL from the coding sequence ATGCCCCAGTCCGCCCGCGATCCCTATGTGGTGCTCGGTGTGGTGGCTTCGGCCAGTGGCGCAGAGATCAAGGCGGCCTACCGGGCCCTGGTGAAGCAGCATCACCCCGATGCCGGGGGAGATGAAGAGGCGATTCTGGCGATCAATGCGGCCTGGGAGGTACTGCGGGATCGGGAGCGCCGCGCTGAACACGACCGCCATCGCGCCGTTAGCAGTCATCAATCCACGGTGCGCTCCGCTGCAGCCGGTCGGGCGGCCCGCAAGGCCACAGCCGAATCAGCCCGCGGCGATGAAGCGCTGCTGATCTGGCTGCAGACGGTCTATGCGCCGATTGATCGTCTGCTGGGTCAGGTCATCAACCCCTTCCCGGCTGAATTCAAGGCGCTCTCGGCCGACCCCTACGACGACCAGCTGATGGAGGCATTCTGCAGTTACCTCGAGCAGAGTCAGGCCAAGCTCGAGAAGGTGGAAACGCTTTATCGCTCCATGGCCGCCCCGGCCTCAGCCAAGGGCTTCAGCCTCAGCGTCTACCACTGCCTCTCCCAGGTCAAGGACGCCGTGGTGGAACTGGAGCGCTACACCATGGGCTACGTCGATAACTACCTCCACGACGGCCGGGAGATGTTGCGGGAAGCCAAGCAACGGCGCACTCGGCTTCAAGCGGAGCGCCGTCGTCTGGACCTCTAG
- the ndhO gene encoding NAD(P)H-quinone oxidoreductase subunit O: MAEAPASKPAAAAIKKGALVKVNRAAYSGSLESQASDTTAPDYLFEGPAEVLLVKGDYAQLRYRRPVPDIWLRLDQLEALS, translated from the coding sequence ATGGCCGAAGCGCCCGCCAGCAAACCCGCGGCCGCCGCCATCAAAAAAGGCGCCCTGGTGAAGGTGAATCGCGCGGCCTACAGCGGCAGCCTGGAATCCCAAGCCAGCGACACCACCGCTCCGGATTACCTGTTCGAGGGCCCAGCCGAGGTGCTGCTGGTGAAAGGGGATTACGCCCAACTGCGCTATCGCCGGCCGGTGCCCGACATCTGGCTGCGGCTGGATCAACTGGAAGCCTTGAGCTAG
- a CDS encoding TIGR01777 family oxidoreductase, which yields MRILLVGCSGFVGRALVPLLLEGGHQLVLLSRSSTPLASVQSPQLQRLQADPAVAATWQVPAVQEALASSEAVINLAGEPIAEKRWSDAHRQLLSSSRINTTRALVAAMQALPEAQRPKTLISGSAIGYYGTSSSERFREASGAGGDFLAGLCQAWEQEAQTASAFARVVILRIGIVLGPDGGALGKMLPVFRMGFGGPIGNGQQWMSWITRHDLCRLIAEALANPAYQGTYNAVAPAPCSMATFASALGQVLGRPSLLPVPAPILQLLLGDGAKVVLEGQQVLSERLQQQGFVFEDPELSAALARATT from the coding sequence GTGCGGATTCTGCTGGTGGGGTGCAGTGGTTTTGTCGGCCGGGCTTTGGTGCCCCTGCTGCTGGAGGGCGGTCATCAGTTGGTGCTGCTCAGCCGCTCCAGCACCCCGTTGGCCTCGGTGCAGTCTCCTCAACTCCAGCGGCTTCAGGCCGATCCCGCTGTGGCTGCCACCTGGCAAGTCCCTGCGGTTCAGGAGGCCCTGGCCTCCAGCGAGGCGGTGATCAACCTGGCCGGTGAGCCCATCGCTGAGAAGCGTTGGAGCGATGCCCATCGTCAACTGCTCAGCAGCAGCCGTATCAACACCACCCGCGCTCTGGTGGCCGCCATGCAGGCACTCCCGGAAGCCCAGCGCCCCAAGACGTTGATCAGCGGCTCGGCCATTGGCTACTACGGCACCAGCAGCTCAGAGCGCTTCCGCGAAGCCAGTGGCGCTGGCGGTGATTTCCTTGCCGGTCTCTGTCAGGCCTGGGAGCAGGAGGCCCAGACGGCCTCGGCTTTCGCTCGGGTGGTGATTCTGCGGATCGGGATTGTCCTCGGTCCCGATGGCGGAGCCCTGGGAAAGATGCTGCCGGTCTTCCGGATGGGCTTCGGTGGCCCGATTGGGAATGGCCAGCAGTGGATGAGCTGGATTACCCGCCACGACCTCTGCCGCCTGATTGCCGAGGCCCTCGCCAACCCGGCCTACCAGGGCACCTACAACGCGGTGGCCCCGGCCCCCTGCAGCATGGCCACGTTTGCGTCGGCCCTCGGTCAGGTTCTGGGGCGCCCCAGCCTGTTGCCGGTTCCCGCACCCATCCTTCAGCTTCTGCTCGGCGATGGCGCCAAGGTGGTCTTGGAAGGCCAGCAGGTGCTGTCGGAGCGCCTGCAGCAGCAGGGCTTTGTCTTTGAAGACCCGGAGCTCAGCGCTGCTCTCGCCCGCGCCACCACTTGA